The following coding sequences are from one Lolium rigidum isolate FL_2022 chromosome 6, APGP_CSIRO_Lrig_0.1, whole genome shotgun sequence window:
- the LOC124663615 gene encoding uncharacterized protein LOC124663615 has protein sequence MSSPKVVMAVAALLLLLVSLSARANTTDSSEREWEWEWEKIQELHRQVLADWKAGHGKNKRSEVETRRVFAEWKAVHGKKYTSAREEERRYAAFKDFLRQIDLHEAAFGANSVFTINGPFSDLTDEESRALTESYLPSHESEDQDTLRRPEVNQSTVTTVSVNKAVLAELSLLEQAPGSSLVDGTVAFRLRIFDGGSSSTSASKPVAILPQLSLAMEANLQPPNRRLLSVMSAGARHLDAAKWFVPGSLKRCSKSVL, from the exons ATGAGTAGTCCCAAGGTTGTCATGGCGGTGGCAGCGCTTCTGCTGCTGCTGGTATCCCTGTCGGCACGGGCGAACACGACGGACTCATCTGAAAGGGAGTGGGAGTGGGAGTGGGAGAAGATCCAGGAGTTGCACCGGCAGGTCTTGGCGGACTGGAAGGCAGGGCACGGAAAGAACAAGAGGAGCGAGGTAGAGACTCGGCGGGTGTTCGCGGAGTGGAAGGCGGTGCATGGCAAGAAGTACACCTCCGCCCGCGAGGAGGAGCGCCGTTACGCCGCCTTCAAGGACTTCCTCCGCCAGATAGATCTGCACGAGGCCGCCTTCGGTGCCAACTCTGTCTTCACCATCAACGGGCCGTTCAGCGACCTCACCGATGAGGAGTCAAGGGCCTTGACCGAGAGCTATCTTCCATCCCACGAGAGCGAAGATCAAGAT ACc CTCCGGCGGCCGGAGGTGAATCAATCGACGGTAACCACAGTCTCCGTCAATAAAGCCGTTCTTGCTGAGCTCAGCTTGCTGGAGCAAGCACCTGGATCTTCTCTG GTGGATGGTACAGTTGCTTTTCGACTCCGCATCTTCGACGGTGGATCTTCCTCGACAAGTGCTTCCAAGCCGGTGGCAATCTTGCCACAGCTATCCTTGGCCATGGAGGCCAATCTACAACCTCCAAATCGGAGGCTACTCTCTGTCATGTCTGCTGGAGCTCGACACCTAGATgctgccaagtggttcgtccccggaagCCTCAAG agatgctctaagtcggtGCTCTGA